A genomic region of Arvicola amphibius chromosome 7, mArvAmp1.2, whole genome shotgun sequence contains the following coding sequences:
- the Pax9 gene encoding paired box protein Pax-9, which translates to MQNAVYSPCAPSAVEEPDSRSSLCLKVSPELTASEIPRPGARLRLPLGAPNDPQQGLGLAGSILLLAGAGTAAKTVNHQLPDPADRKPRDVYGPVQDGGRCVTAKGFAKQAPGDERLLPRQARFPGSSSVGGHLISLSDPNPRENGSTILHPMCTRGARCDRDPVLSSLSRPCPRTLVDAEWQAAVPSSGCALLRALYAPFAEPAFGEVNQLGGVFVNGRPLPNAIRLRIVELAQLGIRPCDISRQLRVSHGCVSKILARYNETGSILPGAIGGSKPRVTTPTVVKHIRTYKQRDPGIFAWEIRDRLLADGVCDKYNVPSVSSISRILRNKIGNLAQQAHYDSYKQHQPAPQPALPYNHIYSYPSPIAAAAAKVPTPPGVPAIPGSVAMPRTWPSSHSVTDILGIRSITDQGVSDSSPYHSPKVEEWSSLGRNNFPAAAPHAVNGLEKGALEQEAKYGQAPNGLPAVSSFVSASSMAPYPTPAQVSPYMTYSAAPSGYVAGHGWQHASSTPLSPHNCDIPASLAFKGMQAAREGSHSVAASAL; encoded by the exons ATGCAAAATGCGGTATACTCACCCTGTGCCCCGAGTGCTGTAGAGGAACCGGACTCGAGGTCCAGCCTTTGCCTTAAAGTGTCTCCCGAGCTCACTGCCTCTGAAATTCCACGTCCCGGAGCTCGACTCCGGCTGCCTCTGGGGGCTCCCAATGATCCTCAGCAGGGCTTGGGCCTTGCTGGGTCCATTTTGCTCCTAGCAGG GGCAGGCACAGCAGCTAAGACTGTGAACCATCAACTGCCAGACCCAGCAGACAGAAAACCTAGAGATGTCTATGGACCTGTGCAAGATGGAGGGAGATGTGTGACAGCTAAAGGATTTGCA AAGCAGGCACCTGGAGATGAGCGTTTGCTTCCAAGACAGGCTAGATTTCCTGGGTCTTCGTCAGTGGGGGGTCACCTGATTTCTCTGTCAGATCCGAACCCTCGGGAGAATGGTAGCACCATCCTACATCCTATGTGTACAAGAGGGGCCAGGTGTGATAGAGACCCAGTGTTATCGTCCCTTTCCCGT CCCTGTCCCCGGACGCTCGTGGACGCCGAGTGGCAGGCGGCTGTCCCAAGCAGCGGATGCGCGTTGTTGCGCGCTCTATATGCTCCTTTTGCAGAGCCAGCCTTCGGGGAGGTGAACCAGCTGGGAGGAGTGTTCGTGAACGGAAGGCCGCTGCCCAACGCCATTCGGCTTCGCATCGTGGAATTAGCCCAACTGGGCATCCGACCTTGTGACATCAGCCGCCAGCTACGGGTCTCGCACGGCTGCGTCAGCAAGATCCTGGCGCGCTACAACGAGACGGGCTCGATTTTGCCCGGAGCCATCGGGGGCAGCAAACCCCGGGTCACCACTCCCACTGTGGTGAAACACATCCGGACTTACAAGCAGAGGGACCCGGGCATCTTCGCTTGGGAGATCCGGGACCGCCTGCTGGCAGACGGCGTGTGCGACAAGTACAACGTGCCCTCGGTGAGTTCCATCAGCCGGATTCTGCGCAACAAGATCGGTAACTTGGCCCAGCAGGCTCATTACGACTCGTACAAGCAGCACCAGCCTGCGCCTCAGCCCGCGCTACCCTACAACCACATCTACTCTTATCCCAGTCCCATCGCGGCGGCCGCTGCTAAGGTGCCTACACCACCCGGGGTGCCGGCCATCCCCGGTTCAGTGGCCATGCCGCGCACCTGGCCCTCCTCTCACTCTGTCACCGACATCCTGGGCATCCGCTCTATCACCGACCAAG GAGTGAGCGACAGCTCCCCCTACCACAGCCCCAAGGTGGAGGAGTGGAGCAGCCTGGGCCGCAACAACTTCCCAGCCGCGGCCCCGCACGCAGTGAATGGACTGGAGAAGGGGGCCTTGGAGCAGGAGGCCAAGTACGGGCAG GCACCAAATGGCCTCCCAGCTGTGAGCAGTTTTGTATCAGCATCTAGCATGGCTCCTTACCCTACTCCAGCTCAAGTGTCACCTTACATGACCTACAGTGCTGCTCCTTCAGGTTATGTGGCTGGACATGGGTGGCAACATGCCAGCAGCACCCCTCTGTCCCCCCACAACTGTGACATTCCCGCATCGCTGGCTTTCAAGGGAATGCAGGCAGCCAGAGAAGGTAGCCACTCTGTGGCGGCTTCTGCACTCTGA